In the Ctenopharyngodon idella isolate HZGC_01 chromosome 21, HZGC01, whole genome shotgun sequence genome, TAATGCAACCTCATAATAAATCTGAGTTACATAAAGACTTTTTACAGGAAatatcataaataaaaatgacctgGACGTCTTCAGAGAGTTCCATTCTGCTCCTGTTCCTGTAGGTGGACATCAGCAGTAAACCTTGACTTGAACATTAGAGCTCCAATGAGGCTCATGACTGTTTCCTTGAAAATGTGATTGTGGAAATTATGTGCGAATTAAATTTATCTAAGAAACCAGTTACATGATTTCAAAGCTTTTAGATGCTAAGAAACTGCTGGTATGGGTAGAAGTTTGTGGTTTACCTGGACACTGCCATCTGTTTCATAGTTTTCAACATCAGTAAAAATTTGCACAACATTGGTCTGCACTCAGACCTTCTTCATTAGATGCTTTACAGAATATCATCACACTCTCTGTAACCTTTTCTGGTGACCTCACTGCTGGTTATTTTTTGCCAGTGTTATATAACACCAATGACCTTCCCCAATCTCTGACTAGTCTGTTTCAGCCCGTCGTGCCGCCACACGCCCACTCTCACCTCtactgtctctttctctctcttgcttTTCATACCCAACACCAAAGGAAGGCCTAAAATGTCAAAGGCTACAACAGGGATGGTATCGGATTGCCATGTGTTAAATCATCCCTATGCTAGGAAGTATTAAAATAGTcctaaataaatctaaaaatagtGCCCAGGCGGAGGGCGGTCTGTGGGGTCTTGACTTGGTAAccctaaatcaatatattgaaGTACATAAACATTATGTAAACAATGTCAGGTTCCTTGCTGTATTtctatactgtatatgtatgtacaGAAATGTTAACACTTTatcaataaggtttcattttcTAACTTCACTAGTTAACATGagctaacaatgaaaaatacttctacatcatttattaatattagtcaatgttaatttcaacatttttagaTTAAGCCAATGAAACCGGGAGTTAGAGTATCTGATTTGAACAGTACTAAGTATTTGTACTAAATGTAGGCTGAAAGATCCAGTAGTCCTCAACACCTAAGGGTCATGCCAGAGGAAAACAAGAAACAGTTGATTTGTGAGGAGAGCAATCacgtttattttctaaaatcaaaataaaactgaacgcCTCAATGTTGCAATAAGCGTCTACAAACACTCAAGTCTCGgttaagctcaagtgctcaaaaaggccataagtaaaccaagGTCTCTTCAATATAAGggataaaataatgttaaataaaatgaaatagtcAAAGCCTACTTGCACTGGACGTGCTAGTTTCGTCCTCATCTCATATATGAAACACCTGCGgttcagcaactacctgctaatgcactcacattcgcATAAAGTAGTCCTGTTAACAAGTTTGTGTAAGGGCAATACgaacaagatatagtaccttcaatgccctgtagatggcgatatcATTTCTTTTgtagaagaaaataaactgctgcagaaaatgtaagaagtaattgcattactaaacacaaaaatgtattgtagTAAAGTGTAAATATACTCATTCAAAAATGCAGTcaagagagtaaaagttgctaatatctttgacATTCAGTAAACCTACAAAATAGCCAAAGAGAtacttaaaggtatagttcacccaaaaatgaaaattttgccaTCAATTACTGACCCTCAAGTTGTcccaaatctgtatgagtttctttcttctgttaaacacaaaataagatattctgaagaatgtcgGTTAGCAGACAGTTGATGGGAGaatttgacttccatagtatggtcAATTgctacattcttcaaaatatcttattttgtgttcaacagaagaaagaaactcatacaggtttggaacaacatgagggtgagcaaatgatgacagaattttcttttttgggagAAATTTTACTTTACACCACTGGTTCATGTTAGCTAGTGCATTCAAtgcaaagttctgtcatgaaactctagatggcacaggctaataggtcctttaactcaacctgctcatCATTATCTAAAGGGcacagatgattggttcctgctgtatcagtagccaatgagcttgcatgctcaaccttcaaatacttgggtAGCATTTGCCTTCACAGTGCAGcgcgcgctttcagaaaccctccaccttccccagctccacctgtatagatgtgctatgggtaattcatgtacactatattgtacagcatCAGCATGTCTTAGTTGTtcacagcagtgtgttgtgtatgtattggcagtagcaagtcctgtacttgctctgcagcatcagcaataaaagcaatagcagcagcgtagcagatctattccgccaaggccaaacatatcaacattgtcatacccattaccatgccattagttgtcatgacagaactaatgttaacaaatgagaccttactctaaagtgttaccaaagtaaTAATCTCCTGACTATCTCTGTCTTATCCTTGTGTCTGTTAGCGTGTATATTACCTTTCCCTGGAGTTCTACATGGGCCGTACCTTGCAGAACACAATGGTGAATCTGGCCCTGGAGAACGCTTGTGATGAAGCCACGTATCAGGTAAGACAACACAATTAAGCCAGTGTATTGCTTTAGATGATAGTTTTGAAACCAATGAATGATTACATACCTTGTTCTTCAGTTGGGTCTGGACATGGAAGAGCTGCAGGAGATGGAGGAAGATGCTGGACTGGGAAATGGAGGCCTTGGTCGTCTAGCTGGTTAGTAATCTGACCTCAGGACTGAAAGAGTAACAATTATTCTCAGTATATGGATTTTTTGAACATTGCACAAGAAAGTCAGAGAATAGTGGACCAGCCTGCTTTTGAAACTTTCAAAGCTATACAGAACCTTTCACAGGCATAATAAATCTGTTTCTGAAAAGGCTCACCCACCCTTGGTCTCTCTCTTTGTCCGTTAGCTTGCTTTCTGGACTCTATGGCCTCTCTTGGCCTGGCTGCCTACGGTTACGGCATTCGCTATGAGTTTGGTATCTTCAACCAGAAAATCTGCAATGGCTGGCAGGTAGTTTAAATTACCTTTAATAGTTTgacttgatttaaaaaacaaaaagaaaaaaaaaaacacctagaACACACTAGTACGACCTATCATTGCAatgcaaccacccagaactccCAAGCAACCACCAATCATTGCCCTATAGCTAAAAGAACACCTATCATGGCTTTatcaaccacccacaacaccatagcaaacaccttttcacattcacattcttTCCATTTGTAAACATTATGCATACATATTACTTATAATTAAACATGTTTACTCTGCACATATCTTGAAATTCTGATAATATCAATGATCGACAGGTTGAAGAAGCAGATGACTGGCTCCGGTATGGTAACCCATGGGAGAAAGCTCGTCCAGAATATATGCGCCCTGTGCACTTCTATGGTAGGACAGAGCATCACCCAGATGGAGTGAAATGGGTGGATACTCAGGTATAGCATCACCATTCATAAAGCTCTACAATTGTGTGTGGTAATACTATATTCACAAacctatttattttgtttacccAGGTTGTCTTGGCTTTGCCCTATGACACCCCCGTACCTGGATACAGAAACAACATTGTAAACACCATGAGGCTGTGGTCTGCCAAAGCCCCTTGCGATTTCAACCTGAAAGACTGTGAGTACCAGTAACAGTTATGGTACATGCTGAAAGAACCAGCCTAGACCTGCATACTAAGACTCAATATACTTCAAGCTAAATTGAAGAATGAACAGGTCATTTtcaacaaaatcaggccaaaactaAGTTAGTTTGGAGCACATTTTGGGAGTTCAAAAGAGTTTGCCAAAGTGAACTTTTCGGAAAGGCTGATAAACACCTTTGATAAGGCTGATAAACTACCGTTGGTCTGTGGCagtggctctgaggctccgccaTCTTTTATGTGCAAATCTTATCTGGTTCGACTTTGCCGTGAGTATATCAAAGCCTTAAACCAGGGGTGTGCAATCCTGCCTCTGGAGGGCAGGATTGGGCACTATGCTGCAGATATTAGCTTCAAACCCAATTAGACACATCTGAACGAGCTAATCTGAACTTCAACCTAGttcttactaggcatactagaaactttcaggcaggtgtgttgagacaagttggagctaaactctgcggGACAGTGAtcctccaggagcaggtttggacacccTTTCCTTAACCAGATTGGAATCTGTCTCACATGTTCTCCTTCCATCCTCAGTTAATGTTGGTGGCTACATTCAGGCCGTGCTGGACAGGAACCTGGCGGAGAACATCTCTCGTGTGCTCTACCCCAATGACAACGTCAGTAAACACACAATAGGTCctcattttaaaggaatagttcacctaaaaatgaacattcgGTCAAAATTtccttaccctcatgttgtttcaaacgcacAAGGAAGACATTTTGAGGAAGATGCTGGTTGCTCTTACAATGTATGAAGATTGAGGCTTTCAAGCTTTAAAAAGGGtcacaaaagcatcataaaagaaAACCATTCAATCTCTGGGTCgactattcctttaaggacAGCCATAGTTATGACACAAGTGGTCTTTAAGCACCTGCCTGAAGCTTTCggtccatgtcttcttatagtTTTTTGAGGGTAAGGAGCTCAGATTGAAGCAGGAGTACTTTGTAGTGGCTGCGACTCTCCAAGACATCATCCGCCGCTTCAAGGCTTCCAAGTTCGGCTCCAGGGATATTGTGCGCACAGACTTCAGTGCTCTGCCTGACAAGGTCAGCTTATACATATCTGAAGTTCTTCTAATGTCTCATTGAAAGATGTATGTCTTGAAGTTGCTTTCAGCAGTGAAGGGTATGAGTGTCACAGCTCTGCTTATCTTGATCTTCTTTTGTTTGGCTGCTCTCAGGTGGCCATTCAGCTGAATGACACTCACCCTGCCTTAGCCATCCCTGAGCTGATGAGAGTGCTGGTTGATGAAGAAAAACTATCTTGGGAGAAGGTTTGAGACTtgtgaatgtgatttttttttttttttttttttttttttttttacagtgataatTATGTAAATGAATCATTCCTTCAGTTTTATACAACACTGAAAGGCCACAGACTCATAACTCTAGAGGGCGACAGAGTACAGAAAAGCTCAGATCTCATCATTACattaactattttacatttaaagtaatatttgttttgctctcttaATATAAATGAAGTCTACTGGATAAGTTTTAAGCCAAACCATGTTGACTCTCTCACTCACTACAGGCATGGGACATCTGCGTTAGGACCTGCGCTTACACCAACCACACTGTGCTGCCTGAGGCTCTGGAACGCTGGCCTATTGACCTCTTCCAGTCCCTGCTGCCCCGGCACCTCGAGATCATCTATGAAATCAACCGCCGCCACATGGAGGTCCAGCTTCAACACAACACAAAACTATAACACACTTTTACACAAAACTTGAGAGCCAAGAATTGGCTGTTCAAAAGCTTGTAAggtttttaagtaaatttctaATGCTTTGATCTGTAtgtgatccaaaatacagtaaaaactaatattgtgaaatattgttacaatttaaaataattattttatattttaatgtattttaaaatgtactttattcctgtgatggcaaagctgaattttcagcatcactccagtcttgagtgtcacatgatcctttagaaatcactctaatatacTAATTTGgtgtttaagaaacattttttttatcattatcaatcttgaaaacagttgtggtgcttaatatttaatggaaaccacaattcttttttccaaattatttgatgaatagaaagttcaaaaaacattttgactATTTTGTAACATGATAGaagtctttactgccactttagatcaatttaatgcactcTTGGTTAATAAAAGTATTCGGTTACACTTagttttgatggtccactttagacattctactaactataagtaactttgcaactacatgtcaactaactctattagtagactgtagtagacaAATATTATCAATCCAAAATGTTGCTGATAGATGCCATAACATCAAAAAGTGTGTTTTGTGAGTGTGTTGAATACAGAACACAGTCTGTTTGTTGTTATAGCGCGTGTCCTCTCGTTACCCCGGTGATGTGGACCGAATGCGCCGCATGTCTCTCATTGAGGAGGGCGGACAGAAGAGAGTCAACATGGCTCATATGTGCATAGTTGGCTCTCATGCAGTCAATGGTGTGGCACGTATCCACTCGGACATCCTCAAAGCTACCATGTATGTATTCAAAAACATAAAGATAAACCATGTTAATCACAGATCTTTACAAACTATCtgaaagaccccctgtggtgaaaatcaagtttttaatgttgtttatatgtctgtgatgtttttaatatgctttaagacaaaccatgtgcaaattcacctcttccggaagctcaaacgtgctgtgtaaccaataaggttcattctcgtgtgttacgcagcacttttgagcttctGAAAGAGTTTTGTTCTTCTGCGTCATtcaggttaggttgagcttctgcttatgttcgctgatcaatgtttatatgcaagtaaaagcctaaattaaatctgttcatcataaaaagcgattgagtctcttcagaaaatttggactaaaccgctcgattcacatggattagttttccagcctctttatgaactttttgaagcgtcaaagtttcagttgcgaaggcagtctatggaaggaaatctgacagaattctgtcatcaaaaagatcttgatttgtgtttctAAGATGAACGtctcattttggggtgaactaaccctttaattatcgttatgtgtccgatgttgtaaagagcgataccattgtgcagcgtttacttcagtaaagttgaccgagtggatctctgagctggtgtgagtgggggcggggctaatttgcatattaatcaGTCCGCGTTTACTAACTGAAGCCAGGGTGTAGACTTATATTTAAGCtgttttaaggcatgaagaattttgtcattttggtgatcaaagatgagttttgagggataaaattattgactacagggggactttggTATTAAAGAAATAGTATAAATGACAATTCACAAATGTGTCATATGACAACTTTGTGTTCCCCGAAAGAAAAAGACATTGGATCATTAAGTCAGTGAACTGAACTTGATAATTGAACAAATTGTTGTTTTGAGATTGTGCCGCTTATCTAGTTCACAAAGTGGACTGAACGATTTGTTACTGAAATGTTCTTACTTACAAATCACCCAGTCAGAGTAGTTCTCAGTGAATAATTGACTTAAATTTCTACTAGTTtcaaatgacatgagggtgagttaataatgacagaatgaatCATCTATTCCTTTACTAAATAGATTCAAAGACTTCTATGAGATGGATCCACACAAGTTCCAGAACAAAACCAATGGTATCACCCCTCGCCGTTGGTTGGTGATGTGCAACCCTGGTCTGGCTGAGGTCATTGCAGAGGTTGGTGTTGCTGTGCTTCATAActtcatttgttgtttgttaaCATAACTAACTACGACAGGACAGCAGAAGTTTGTGTGCACTAATTGCACTGTTATATACAGTAACGTATAATGTCATGATGTATAGCCTGCTTTGACTTTCTGCTCAAATGTTAGAGAATCGGAGAGGACTTCATTCGCGACCTGGATCAGCTGCAAAAGCTTCGTAATTTTGTCAACGACGATGCTTTCATTCGAGATATCGCCAAAGTTAAACAGGTTAGAGATGATGAATATATGGCACGTATCAATGGCCCAGTGGGTTTTGGAGTTTAAAATGGATTTCTCTTGATGTTCGCACCTCTTCTAGGAGAACAAGATGAAGTTTGCTGTGCACCTGGAAGAGCACTACAAAGTAAAGATCAACCCCAACTCAATGTTTGATCTTCAGGTGAAGAGAATCCATGAGTATAAGAGGCAGCTGCTTAACTGTCTGCACATTATCACTTTCTACAACCGTGAGTGTCTTCTGCACTTTAACTCCTTCATGTCCCCTTCTCATTATCACTATCACTTAGGGGTGTTTTTTGGAattgaaaataaacatacataaatcaaatattttatattataaataatataaaagaaaaaaatatgaaaaagaaataaagcataaataaataattaaaataaaattccaTAAAATatgagttatttttattttgcaggtATCAAGAAAGAGCCTAACAAACAGTGGACCCCAAGAACAATTATGATTGGAGGAAAGGTAATCTTGCAATGTGTCAACTGACTTAAATGCAGTCAGATTAGCATGAAGAGGTTTATTTGATTCTTTTGTCATATTTGAATTGTTGTATGTGTTATTATGTTCTTGCTCAATCCTTCCCAGGCTGCCCCAGGCTACCACACGGCTAAAATGATCATTCGTCTCATCACAGCTATTGGTGAGGTGGTCAACAATGACCCAGTGGTGGGCGACCGCCTCAAAGTCATTTTCCTGGAGAACTACAGAGTTACCCTTGCTGAAAAAGGTGCCATATTACAATATCAAGTGTCTTGATATTATCCAAGATTGTGTTTTCATATAAATTAaatgtgcatttgttttatttttcatacctTGATAATTTAATCATATAATTTACGTTTTGATAATTGGACATGAGCTCTActacagacaatattcaaattaattaatattaaatgtaattaattaaaaaaaatttaaaataacatggtGGTAAAAACATGAAGCATTGTAACCTCTGTGGATCATGCATATTAATTAGCTGATTGATATTAATTAGCTCAATCTCCATATAGTGACATctagtgttgggggtaatgcattacaagtaacttgagttatgtaatcagattacttttccaagtaactagtaaagtaacgcattactttttcaatttacaacaaaatatctactttttcagataagtaatgcaagttactttttcacatttactgATTGACAGCTCTCGTGTCCCCATGTGAGTGAagaagtgcagaggtgttgtgtgcgctgtgtaaacatgatggttattgtagttctagactaaatgtgaacatgcatttactcatcttacttgcatgaaaacattcagtattcctcaaaatgaataaaaactgtgaaatgtaATCTCAGAAGAATTTTACcctaataattaactatattaaattacacaaatatacttgaTGTATTTactctcactttattaaccaatgtctttgctgctgaccttcgatgatccaattcaactgtactaataagcaaaaattactttagattagatttagaaataagagtgttgaacttccttctcctgtatcctattcttctttaatccaaaATGGCGGCACAgcagtttgtttgagctgcgccctttactgtacaggcgtaaatatgcatttccttcagcctgaggcttattcatttcacttttggtgtgaaagggcctttacattttccaaaaatgtaacttttttttgttattagaaacaaacaagcaagcccagcccaagtgagaaaaagtaacgctaaagtaacacattacttttcaggtaacacattactcaaaaaataactaagtaacgcaattagttacgtttttagggagtaatgcaataatgtaatgcattacttttaaaagttactTTTCCCCAACACTACCTGCCCATCTTCGTTTCCTCACTTTAAAACTAATTCCAGCGGCATTTATACTGTCTTATATTCGCCTGAAAGTGTGAGTCATGTGGTCATGAAGAATCTCCCTgcatattgttttctttttatcagTGATCCCTGCATCTGACCTGTCCGAGCAGATCTCCACAGCCGGCACAGAAGCTTCTGGAACAGGCAACATGAAGTTCATGTTGAACGGAGCTCTGACCATCGGCACCATGGATGGAGCCAATGTGGAGATGGCAGAGGAAGCAGGAGAAGACAACTTCTTTATTTTCGGCATGAGAGTGGAGGATGTCGAAGCCATGGATGCTAGAGGGTTGGGAAAATATGCAAAttttattactaaaaaaaaaaaaaattaaaattttttttttttattattgtacttAGGATTTAGTGATAGAATAATAAGCACTCACACAGTGTATGTATGTACTGCGTATGACATGACCTGCAGATACAACGCATCCGAGTTCTACAATCGTATTCCAGAGCTGAAGCAAGCCATAGACCAGATCGCAGGAGGATTCTTCAGCCCAAAACAGCCAGACCTCTTCAAGGATATTGTCAACATGCTTATGCACCATGATAGGTAGAGAAACAGGAACAAGAAACTTTCACATACACATTGCCACAAACAAAGATAGTCAGTAATAGACACCATTTTTCCCGTTGTACAAGGAAACACATACAATGACCAAGATaggcattattttttacagtaaatgtaaATTGTACAGCCATCCATTCTGGaaacaaatttttttctttttcaaaatgatttgtatttCCCCCCATTTTAACAactatatacaaaatatatgggGAGCTAATAATAACTTATAACTCTTAAAAGTACTGTACCTTACACATCAATCATTTGCTGTTCATTTCACATAGAATCTGGTGATCATTTGCAGTCCATTTTCTCCAGTTAAAAAAGCTTAACTTCTATATGGGTCTTAACAACTTTTAACAACATTCATATATGAAtcatctgttttttgttttttttttgcacaggtTCAAGGTGTTTGCTGACTATGAAGACTACATCAAATGCCAAGAGAAAGTCAGTGCTTTGTATAAGGTGAGTGTAAACTGTTTTTTGTTAAATTggcaaagagaaagagagagaaattatgaactttaatgatttataaatctGCTCCTTTTGACAGAAACCCAAGGAATGGACCAAGAAAGTCATCCTCAACATTGCTGGTTCGGGCATGTTCTCCAGCGACCGCACCATCTCCCAGTACGCCCGTGAGATCTGGGGTGTGGAGCCCACTCTGGAGAAGATTGCTGCACCTGATGACCCAAAATAAACCTCCACCTGCCCATCTCGAACCAAGAACAACCTGTATGATCGAGCAACACTAGATGCTCCCTCTTCATGAATCCAGCTACACCTGTCCTGCTCTGTCTTCCTATGGCGACCCGAACACAATCTGTCAATCTTCAATCTTTAATTTTCTGCCTCATTCACTTCACAAACAATCAATAACTTCAACAAACTCAATCAATGTTCAACAGGTAACATCTATATCAGCATTATTCAGCAAAAACCAGGGCTGCGTTTTCCAAAAGCATTGTAGATCGTAGAAACTATTGGCACCAATGGTCTCTACGATCTACATAGGCttagtgttggggaaagttacttttaaaagtaacgcattacaatattgcattaacTAGTTACATttaatggaaagtaatgcgttacattacttttctgTTACTTTTTCTTATCTGGGctggactgtttgtttgttttccttataacaacaaaaaaaagttattttttgtaaatgcaaattcacatctgtacagtagaggccgcagctcaaacaaatctTTCAGGCTGTGCTGCttttctggattgcagaagaaaaggatgcaggagaagaaagttcaacactcttactttgtcaataaaaacaaaaaaaaatgaaacacaaatgtgatgtttatttaatgtCGTTTTTGCTtgttagtatggttgaattggattaTCAAAAGTACATAAAGTTTATTTGTATTCTTTAacattaattattgcaggtttgtgtaatattatgagtttgcatttcactgttttaattcattttgagggatactgaatctgtttttgtgagaTGAATAAATGCCTGCTCACATGTAGTCTagggggctgtttacacgacaccattatcaactaaaaacgtaaaacttttatgcgttttggccgttcatttacttgacaacggcgttttgggtGCCTGAAAAGGAAAAcctttgaaaacgggtttcaaaatgcaagtttttgaaaactgt is a window encoding:
- the pygma gene encoding glycogen phosphorylase, muscle form, translating into MSKPLSDHDRKKQISVKGLAGVENVADLKKNFNRHLHFTLVKDRNVSTKRDYYFALAHTVRDHLVGRWIRTQQSYYEKDPKRVYYLSLEFYMGRTLQNTMVNLALENACDEATYQLGLDMEELQEMEEDAGLGNGGLGRLAACFLDSMASLGLAAYGYGIRYEFGIFNQKICNGWQVEEADDWLRYGNPWEKARPEYMRPVHFYGRTEHHPDGVKWVDTQVVLALPYDTPVPGYRNNIVNTMRLWSAKAPCDFNLKDFNVGGYIQAVLDRNLAENISRVLYPNDNFFEGKELRLKQEYFVVAATLQDIIRRFKASKFGSRDIVRTDFSALPDKVAIQLNDTHPALAIPELMRVLVDEEKLSWEKAWDICVRTCAYTNHTVLPEALERWPIDLFQSLLPRHLEIIYEINRRHMERVSSRYPGDVDRMRRMSLIEEGGQKRVNMAHMCIVGSHAVNGVARIHSDILKATIFKDFYEMDPHKFQNKTNGITPRRWLVMCNPGLAEVIAERIGEDFIRDLDQLQKLRNFVNDDAFIRDIAKVKQENKMKFAVHLEEHYKVKINPNSMFDLQVKRIHEYKRQLLNCLHIITFYNRIKKEPNKQWTPRTIMIGGKAAPGYHTAKMIIRLITAIGEVVNNDPVVGDRLKVIFLENYRVTLAEKVIPASDLSEQISTAGTEASGTGNMKFMLNGALTIGTMDGANVEMAEEAGEDNFFIFGMRVEDVEAMDARGYNASEFYNRIPELKQAIDQIAGGFFSPKQPDLFKDIVNMLMHHDRFKVFADYEDYIKCQEKVSALYKKPKEWTKKVILNIAGSGMFSSDRTISQYAREIWGVEPTLEKIAAPDDPK